Proteins co-encoded in one Candidatus Kuenenbacteria bacterium HGW-Kuenenbacteria-1 genomic window:
- a CDS encoding tRNA (adenosine(37)-N6)-dimethylallyltransferase MiaA, whose amino-acid sequence MLRKKPQLIVILGPTASGKSELALKLAKKFNGEIVSADSRQIYKKMNIGTNKIKNKKLSLNEVKELKVKSLNNKVQIINNIPHYMIDIINPNKEFSLAKYKKMTIKIIKNIQKQGKIPFLVGGTGLYISSIINNFQIPKVPPNTKLREKIENEIKKYGIEKVYQKLLKLDPETEKFVQKNNARRIIRALEVCLSKGKLFSQQRQKNKPLFRVLQLGIKTNRKKLLEKINQRVDQMIKDGLIKEVTELAKKYNWNLQSMSGIGYKQMGMYLRNEINLDETIELIKRDTRRYARRQMTWFKKDDRINWISNQKQSEKLIANFL is encoded by the coding sequence ATGTTAAGAAAAAAACCACAATTAATTGTTATTTTAGGCCCTACTGCTTCTGGTAAAAGCGAGTTAGCTTTAAAATTGGCCAAAAAATTTAATGGCGAGATTGTCTCAGCAGATTCGCGACAAATTTATAAAAAAATGAATATTGGAACCAATAAAATTAAAAATAAAAAACTTAGTCTAAATGAAGTCAAAGAATTAAAAGTAAAAAGTTTAAACAACAAAGTTCAAATAATCAACAACATTCCACATTATATGATTGACATTATTAATCCTAATAAAGAATTTAGTTTGGCTAAATATAAAAAAATGACAATTAAAATTATTAAAAATATCCAAAAACAAGGCAAAATACCATTTCTAGTTGGTGGCACTGGACTTTATATTTCTAGTATTATTAATAATTTTCAAATTCCTAAAGTTCCGCCAAATACGAAATTAAGAGAAAAAATAGAAAATGAAATTAAAAAATATGGTATAGAAAAAGTTTATCAAAAATTATTAAAATTAGATCCTGAAACTGAAAAATTTGTCCAAAAAAATAATGCTCGTCGAATTATTAGAGCTTTGGAAGTTTGCTTATCTAAAGGAAAACTTTTTTCTCAACAAAGACAAAAAAATAAACCCTTATTTAGAGTTTTACAATTAGGTATAAAAACTAATCGAAAAAAATTATTAGAAAAAATTAATCAAAGAGTTGATCAAATGATTAAAGATGGATTAATAAAAGAAGTTACTGAATTAGCAAAAAAATATAATTGGAATTTACAAAGTATGAGCGGAATTGGTTATAAACAAATGGGTATGTATTTACGAAATGAAATAAATTTAGATGAGACAATTGAATTAATTAAACGCGATACACGTCGCTATGCTCGTCGTCAAATGACATGGTTTAAAAAAGACGATCGAATTAATTGGATTTCCAATCAAAAACAATCTGAAAAATTAATTGCAAATTTTTTATAA
- the miaB gene encoding tRNA (N6-isopentenyl adenosine(37)-C2)-methylthiotransferase MiaB, with translation MFYKIITFGCQMNISDSERITTVLEKMKYQPTLDENKANLILINCCSVKQKAIDRIFGQEKNFAKLKKKNPSLIIALTGCILKKDKKKFKNKVDLIFDIRELSQLKSILLSFQTKSDSPSNKVKESLNPFGKINSANYFHIKPSYSNKTIAYVPIMTGCNNFCSYCIVPYTRGREISRSSEEILKEIKNLIKKERKEIILLGQNVNSYKSNVKCQMSNVKTTSKKSKFINFPSLLKMINEISGDFKISFMTSHPKDMSNELINTMAKCEKIKKELHLPVQSGDNEILKKMNRKYTVKNYLNLVQKIRKKIPKIFISTDIIVGFPGETKKQFENTVKLCKKIKFNKAFISQYSPRAETVAFKLKNDVSKEEKKKRWKILNEIINKN, from the coding sequence ATGTTTTATAAAATTATCACATTTGGATGTCAGATGAATATTTCTGACTCCGAACGAATTACAACTGTTTTAGAAAAAATGAAATATCAGCCTACTTTAGATGAAAATAAAGCTAATTTAATATTGATTAACTGCTGTTCTGTTAAACAAAAAGCAATTGATCGAATTTTTGGACAAGAGAAAAATTTTGCTAAATTAAAAAAGAAAAACCCATCTTTAATTATTGCGCTTACTGGTTGTATTTTAAAAAAAGACAAAAAAAAATTTAAAAATAAAGTGGATTTAATTTTTGACATACGAGAATTATCACAACTAAAATCAATTCTTTTGTCATTTCAAACGAAGTCCGATAGTCCATCAAACAAAGTCAAAGAATCCCTTAATCCTTTTGGAAAAATAAATTCCGCTAATTATTTTCATATTAAACCAAGCTATTCCAATAAAACTATTGCTTATGTTCCGATTATGACGGGATGTAATAATTTTTGTTCATATTGCATTGTTCCATACACTCGCGGACGAGAAATTTCACGGTCTTCAGAAGAAATTTTAAAAGAGATAAAAAATTTAATTAAAAAAGAACGCAAAGAGATTATTTTGCTGGGACAAAATGTAAATAGCTACAAGTCAAATGTCAAATGTCAAATGTCAAATGTCAAAACTACATCTAAAAAATCAAAATTTATAAATTTTCCTTCTTTGTTAAAAATGATTAATGAAATTTCTGGTGATTTTAAAATTTCTTTTATGACTTCTCATCCAAAAGATATGTCTAATGAACTGATTAACACAATGGCAAAATGCGAAAAAATAAAAAAAGAACTCCATTTACCAGTCCAATCAGGCGATAATGAAATTCTTAAAAAAATGAATCGAAAATATACAGTTAAAAATTATTTAAATCTTGTTCAAAAAATTCGTAAAAAAATACCAAAAATTTTTATTTCCACTGATATTATTGTTGGTTTTCCTGGAGAAACAAAAAAACAATTTGAAAACACTGTTAAATTATGTAAAAAAATAAAATTTAACAAAGCCTTTATTTCTCAATATTCCCCTCGTGCAGAAACCGTCGCCTTTAAATTAAAAAATGATGTTTCTAAAGAAGAAAAAAAGAAAAGATGGAAAATTTTAAATGAGATAATAAACAAAAATTAA
- a CDS encoding Asp-tRNA(Asn)/Glu-tRNA(Gln) amidotransferase subunit GatB codes for MYLPIIGLEIHIQLKTKSKMFCSCDNSGENQPPNTTICPVCMGFPGSLPVINRQAVEWTILMGLALDGKIAEFSKFDRKNYFYPDLPKGYQISQYDFPFVQNGYLIIPDLNKKIRINRIHLEEDAAKLQHSQNKKYSLVDFNRSSTPLMEVVTEPDFRTSQEAKNFLQELRLIARYQEISDADMEKGHLRCDANISLMPLKELDGINDFDAKKFLDKLYPKTEIKNLNSFKAVEKALEYEIRRQTKLWEQKNPPKEQTTRGWDENKEITVEQRTKEEAHDYRYFPEPDLPPLYIKEKKDDTNDSSKIILEQIRLQLKELPQQKRIRFMEEYGFTLDEVKILTENCALSYYTEQVISELREWFFSFDKIQEKQREKVWQENKEKLHKLAASWLINRLAKYLSNTKIKIPICLSKNDLEFWKKQSLKISPENFAELLCLIYKNKINQINAQKVLEKMFKTGADPSDIMREQGLEQVSDEIELENLVKKVIENNLEIVKEYKNGKESVLQFLIGQAMKESKGKANPQIIMEILKKIIIL; via the coding sequence ATCTTTGCCCGTGATAAATAGACAAGCTGTAGAATGGACTATTTTAATGGGTTTGGCTTTGGATGGAAAAATTGCTGAATTTTCTAAATTTGATCGTAAAAATTATTTTTATCCTGATTTGCCAAAAGGCTATCAGATTTCACAATACGATTTTCCATTTGTGCAAAATGGATATTTAATTATCCCTGATTTGAATAAAAAAATTCGAATCAATCGGATTCATTTGGAAGAGGATGCGGCGAAATTACAACATTCTCAAAATAAAAAATATAGTTTAGTGGATTTTAATCGATCTAGTACGCCATTAATGGAAGTTGTTACTGAGCCAGATTTTAGAACTTCACAAGAAGCAAAAAATTTTTTGCAAGAATTGAGACTAATTGCGCGTTATCAAGAAATTTCAGATGCTGATATGGAAAAAGGACATTTGCGATGTGATGCCAATATTTCATTGATGCCTTTGAAAGAATTGGATGGTATAAATGATTTTGACGCGAAAAAATTTTTAGATAAACTTTATCCGAAAACCGAAATAAAAAATTTAAATTCTTTTAAGGCAGTTGAGAAAGCATTGGAATATGAAATACGAAGACAAACAAAATTATGGGAGCAAAAGAATCCTCCCAAAGAACAAACAACGCGTGGTTGGGATGAAAACAAAGAAATTACAGTAGAACAACGGACAAAAGAGGAAGCACATGATTATCGTTATTTTCCAGAACCGGATTTACCTCCGTTATACATTAAAGAAAAAAAAGATGATACAAATGATTCATCAAAAATAATTTTAGAACAAATACGATTACAATTAAAAGAATTACCGCAACAAAAAAGAATAAGATTTATGGAAGAATATGGATTTACTTTAGATGAAGTAAAAATTTTGACAGAAAATTGCGCCTTATCTTATTACACCGAACAAGTGATTTCTGAATTAAGAGAATGGTTTTTTTCTTTTGATAAAATTCAAGAAAAACAAAGAGAAAAAGTATGGCAGGAAAATAAAGAAAAATTGCATAAATTAGCGGCAAGTTGGCTAATAAATCGTTTGGCAAAATATTTATCCAATACGAAAATTAAAATTCCTATTTGTCTTTCTAAAAACGATTTAGAATTTTGGAAAAAACAATCATTAAAAATTTCTCCGGAAAATTTTGCCGAGTTATTATGTTTAATTTATAAAAATAAAATTAATCAAATTAATGCGCAAAAAGTTTTAGAAAAAATGTTTAAAACAGGTGCTGATCCATCAGACATTATGCGAGAACAAGGATTGGAACAGGTGAGTGATGAGATAGAATTAGAAAATTTAGTTAAGAAAGTAATTGAAAATAATTTGGAAATTGTTAAGGAATATAAAAATGGCAAAGAAAGTGTTTTACAATTTTTAATTGGGCAAGCAATGAAAGAATCAAAAGGCAAAGCCAATCCGCAGATTATAATGGAAATTTTGAAGAAGATAATAATATTATAA